AAAATCCGTTGCTGAATCAATCGTTTATGGTGCTTTAGAAACTTTAGCACAACGCACAGGTAAAGAGCCTTTAGAAGCGTTTGAAGTTGCACTTGAAAACGTACGTCCAACTGTTGAGGTTAAATCTCGTCGTGTTGGTGGTTCTACTTACCAAGTACCGGTTGAAGTACGTCCAGTACGTCGTAACGCATTAGGTATGCGTTGGATCGTTGAAGCTGCACGTAAACGCGGTGATAAATCAATGGCTTTACGTCTTGCAAACGAATTATCAGATGCGTCTGATAACAAGGGTGCAGCAGTGAAAAAACGTGAAGACGTTCACCGTATGGCTGAAGCTAACAAAGCATTTGCTCACTACCGTTGGTAATAAGTTTTGAATTTAAAGGGCTTCATCATTGATGAAGCCTTACCCTTATATAAACTGATATTAAATAAACAAGGTTATAATAATGGCTCGTACAACCCCTATTGAAAGATATCGTAATATCGGTATCAGTGCGCACATTGATGCGGGTAAAACCACTACTACTGAGCGTATCTTATTCTATACTGGTGTTAGCCACAAAATCGGTGAAGTGCACGATGGTGCAGCAACGATGGACTGGATGGAACAAGAACAAGAGCGTGGTATTACCATTACCTCTGCGGCAACAACTGCATTTTGGTCAGGTATGTCACAACAGTTCCAACAACACCGTATTAACGTTATCGACACCCCAGGACACGTAGACTTTACTGTTGAAGTAGAACGTTCTATGCGCGTTCTTGATGGTGCGGTAATGGTTTACTGTGCGGTTGGTGGTGTTCAACCACAATCTGAAACCGTATGGCGTCAAGCTAACAAATATGAAGTTCCGCGTATTGCGTTTGTAAACAAAATGGACCGTACTGGTGCTAACTTCTTACGTGTTGTTGAACAATTAAAAACTCGTTTAGGTGCTAATGCGGTTCCACTTCAACTTCCAATTGGTGCAGAAGAAAACTTCACTGGTGTAGTTGATCTAATCAAAATGAAAGCGATCAACTGGAACGAAGCTGACCAAGGTATGACCTTCACCTATGAAGATGTGCCTGCAAATATGCAAGCAGACTGTGAAGAATGGCGTCAAAACCTTGTTGAAGCGGCAGCTGAAGCGTCAGAAGAATTAATGGAAAAATACTTAGGTGGCGAAGACTTAACTGAAGAAGAAATTAAGTCAGCATTACGTCAGCGCGTATTAGCAAACGAAATCATCTTAGTAACTTGTGGTTCTGCGTTCAAAAACAAAGGTGTTCAAGCTATGCTGGATGCCGTTGTTGAATACTTACCGGCACCAACTGATATTCCGGCGATCAAAGGTATCAACCTTGATGAAACTGAAGGTGAGCGTCACGCAAGCGATGAAGAACCATTCTCTTCATTAGCATTCAAAATTGCAACTGACCCATTCGTAGGTAACTTAACCTTCTTCC
This portion of the Haemophilus haemolyticus genome encodes:
- the rpsG gene encoding 30S ribosomal protein S7 codes for the protein MPRRRSVEARKILPDPKFGSELLAKFINVIMVDGKKSVAESIVYGALETLAQRTGKEPLEAFEVALENVRPTVEVKSRRVGGSTYQVPVEVRPVRRNALGMRWIVEAARKRGDKSMALRLANELSDASDNKGAAVKKREDVHRMAEANKAFAHYRW